The following proteins are co-located in the Hevea brasiliensis isolate MT/VB/25A 57/8 chromosome 11, ASM3005281v1, whole genome shotgun sequence genome:
- the LOC110662248 gene encoding LOW QUALITY PROTEIN: fatty-acid-binding protein 2 (The sequence of the model RefSeq protein was modified relative to this genomic sequence to represent the inferred CDS: deleted 1 base in 1 codon; substituted 5 bases at 5 genomic stop codons), translating to MQKNSLAFHFMEPIEQYKVFLICRTGFGHKILRLLKSALAWIRKRKSKSKRKEIMWNNWLFFLNPNDGSPXSFPLEPLSSQSFRGHTLSQLTSVVDNSLYQSRCLYIPESMAFQEALNCMSKLAGALLFWFTGASSSNLTXQISGNQHGPRTPTQVKHITSTRHNLTGFRFSFRSKGESSSPVVSGNISIFMMRLLCGEAEGLQSFSILSLAATLVPPFKNLASKVLAVPLENGDVQVHRSIDQRPCGVGRHGCSGLSFPELNXTRYAVEPRTGIEFPAILDTSAGXHKSCLTSEVLVGTGSRTMKIIKIKSLKVYAFGFYVHPNSVCEKLGPMYASVPANELIKCRDFYEDLLREDTGMTVRLVINCNGMKINAVKNAFEKSLRARLLKTNPDTDYSCMREFGSFFTKDIPLPVGTTVDFRXTDYGQLITEIGGKQIGAVHRAFFDMYIGDIPVSEETKEEIGNNVALIIRNC from the exons ATGCAAAAGAATTCTTTGGCCTTCCACTTTATGGAACCAATCGAACAGtacaag gtatttctAATTTGTCGCACTGGTTTCGGGCATAAAATTTTGAGGCTTCTGAAATCAGCATTAGCTTggataagaaaaagaaaaagcaaaagcaaaagaaaagaaattatgtGGAATAATTGGTTATTTTTCCTGAATCCAAATGATGGTTCTCCTTAAAGCTTTCCTTTAGAGCCCCTTTCATCACAAAGTTTCAGGGGTCATACATTGTCCCAGTTGACTTCAGTTGTAGACAATTCTCTATACCAATCTAGATGCTTATACATCCCTGAAAGCATGGCTTTTCAAGAAGCTCTTAACTGCATGTCGAAGCTTGCAGGTGCTTTACTTTTTTGGTTCACTGGTGCGTCCAGTTCAAATTTGACATAGCAAATATCAGGCAATCAACATGGACCAAGGACTCCTACACAAGTTAAGCACATTACATCCACTAGACATAATCTTACTGGTTTTCGCTTCAGCTTTAGATCAAAAGGAGAATCTTCCTCTCCTGTGGTGTCAGGTAATATTTCAATTTTCATGATGAGGCTCCTCTGCGGAGAAGCTGAAGGacttcaatcattctcaatacTCTCATTAGCTGCCACTCTGGTACCACCATTTAAAAACTT AGCTTCGAAAGTATTAGCTGTTCCATTGGAAAATGGTGATGTACAAGTTCACAGATCCATAGATCAAAGGCCTTGTGGAGTTGGGCGCCATGGCTGTTCAGGCCTCTCATTTCCTGAATTAAATTAGACAAGATATGCTGTTGAGCCTAGAACTGGCATTGAATTTCCAGCGATTTTGGACACCTCAGCTGGATAGCATAAATCTTGTTTAACTTCAGAG GTTCTTGTAGGAACTGGATCCAGAACTAtgaaaataatcaaaataaagTCACTGAAGGTTTATGCATTTGGCTTTT ATGTCCATCCTAACTCT GTCTGTGAGAAATTGGGTCCAATGTATGCTTCTGTTCCTGcaaatgaattaattaaatgcCGTGACTTTTATGAGGATCTTCTCAG GGAAGATACTGGCATGACTGTTCGGCTTGTCATTAACTGTAATGGGATGAAAATCAATGCTGTGAAGAA TGCTTTCGAGAAATCACTTCGAGCCCGTTTACTGaag ACAAACCCCGATACTGATTACAGTTGCATGAGAGAATTTGGTTCCTTCTTCACAAAAGATATTCCACTACCTGTG GGAACAACAGTTGATTTTCGCTGAACAGATTATGGGCAACTAATAACGGAAA TTGGAGGTAAACAGATTGGAGCAGTCCATA GGGCTTTCTTTGACATGTATATTGGAGATATTCCCGTGTCAGAGGAAACAAAGGAAGAGATTGGCAATAATGTAGCCCTTATTATTAGGAATTGTTAA